From Paenibacillus polymyxa, the proteins below share one genomic window:
- a CDS encoding class D sortase yields MLNLRKLSYLFIGLGLLFILFPKATEWNEDREQHKLLQAAELSLEKSNSVLPSSLADSYARLSTRVAEAPVSEARQHTFPSPAPNASVNEQTPIATISISRIALKLPVLEGATRKNMKYAAVHMPETGKLGQVGNAAIAAHRARTPGRLFNRLHELKIGDKIVVNAQGSQYMYKVYSIKVVDPMDVSVLKSFKNHKLLTLITCDPLVNPTHRLIVQAKLST; encoded by the coding sequence TTGCTGAATCTGCGTAAACTTTCCTATCTGTTTATTGGGTTGGGCTTACTCTTTATTTTGTTTCCTAAAGCGACCGAATGGAATGAGGATCGAGAACAACACAAGCTGTTACAAGCAGCGGAGTTATCTCTAGAAAAAAGCAATTCGGTATTGCCTTCTAGTCTTGCAGACAGCTATGCTCGCTTGTCCACTCGGGTTGCGGAAGCTCCGGTTAGTGAGGCACGGCAACATACCTTTCCATCCCCCGCTCCCAATGCCAGCGTTAATGAACAAACTCCCATAGCCACTATTAGCATAAGTCGTATTGCTTTAAAGCTCCCTGTGTTGGAAGGAGCGACGAGGAAAAATATGAAATATGCGGCAGTACATATGCCGGAAACGGGAAAGCTGGGACAAGTGGGGAATGCTGCTATTGCTGCTCATCGAGCCCGTACTCCCGGACGTTTATTTAATCGTCTTCATGAACTGAAGATTGGAGATAAAATTGTTGTTAACGCTCAAGGTAGCCAGTATATGTATAAAGTTTACAGCATAAAGGTAGTCGATCCAATGGACGTGTCTGTTCTGAAAAGCTTCAAAAACCATAAGCTGCTCACGCTAATTACATGCGACCCTCTCGTGAATCCCACCCATCGTCTCATTGTTCAAGCCAAGTTAAGCACCTAA
- a CDS encoding cupin domain-containing protein has translation MTKAISPLVTALGMEPHPEGGWYKEMWKANFQIPKPVLPDVYSGPRFAASSTYFLLHPGEFSEWHVVHSDELWLYHSGSPIELKLGGSGEEPGEETVIIVGADVEAGQHPQALVPGTVWQTARPLGDEPVLVTCVVAPGFHFDDFKLIAKNSTEA, from the coding sequence ATGACGAAAGCTATTTCACCGCTAGTCACGGCATTGGGCATGGAGCCCCATCCAGAAGGCGGCTGGTACAAAGAGATGTGGAAGGCCAATTTTCAAATTCCGAAGCCTGTACTGCCGGATGTGTATTCCGGTCCGCGCTTTGCAGCTTCGTCTACGTATTTCTTGCTGCATCCGGGTGAGTTCTCCGAGTGGCATGTGGTCCATTCTGATGAGCTGTGGCTATACCATAGCGGAAGTCCTATAGAGCTAAAATTGGGTGGAAGCGGAGAAGAACCTGGCGAAGAAACGGTAATTATCGTTGGTGCAGATGTGGAGGCAGGACAACATCCACAAGCACTCGTACCAGGAACAGTATGGCAAACGGCACGTCCGCTGGGGGATGAGCCTGTGCTGGTAACCTGTGTTGTTGCACCAGGATTCCACTTTGATGATTTCAAGCTGATTGCCAAGAATTCAACTGAAGCATGA
- a CDS encoding LysR family transcriptional regulator yields the protein MIRSRASFDLFMQTFLDFRRERRKTEIRQLQYFIAVCEELHFTKASEKIGISQPTLSLQIKALEEELGMTLFDRAGKKIKMTDAGKLLLQHSAHALKGLQQAKASIEELRTEQRGSLRIGIALPELEEPLQKMLAHFHRSFPKISLHICPFFDVTEQLLDNRVDVGITLHSGTDERLVRLPLRTENYCLIVPVNHAFSNRSSIMLDELRHVPWAMQPECHPGRKLIEKCFRDRGYPFATVLETNSIASILRWVQEGLAVTLQTKSLAAELDRSHFCTVPILRGAPQGQLELIYRADRYQGEAVKRLIDKIQAVLTERSN from the coding sequence ATGATCCGATCTCGCGCTTCTTTTGACCTGTTCATGCAAACATTCTTGGATTTTCGAAGGGAGAGAAGGAAGACGGAAATACGTCAGCTTCAATACTTCATAGCCGTATGCGAGGAACTGCATTTTACGAAGGCTTCGGAAAAGATCGGTATCTCTCAACCCACACTTAGCTTACAAATTAAGGCGCTGGAGGAGGAACTGGGCATGACGCTCTTTGACCGCGCAGGCAAGAAAATTAAAATGACAGATGCCGGTAAACTGCTGCTACAACACAGTGCCCATGCGCTCAAGGGATTACAGCAAGCAAAGGCATCCATTGAGGAGCTGCGTACCGAGCAACGCGGAAGTTTACGGATTGGTATCGCATTACCTGAGCTGGAGGAGCCTTTGCAAAAGATGCTTGCCCATTTTCATCGGTCATTTCCTAAAATCAGCTTGCACATCTGCCCATTCTTTGATGTAACAGAACAGCTGCTGGATAACCGTGTGGATGTTGGCATCACCCTACACTCGGGTACAGATGAAAGGCTTGTCCGGCTTCCTCTTCGCACAGAGAACTACTGTCTTATTGTCCCGGTAAACCATGCATTTTCCAACCGTTCTTCCATTATGCTGGACGAATTGAGGCATGTACCCTGGGCGATGCAGCCAGAATGCCATCCCGGCAGGAAGCTGATTGAGAAATGCTTTCGTGATCGCGGGTATCCCTTTGCAACCGTCTTGGAAACCAATTCTATAGCTTCAATCCTGCGCTGGGTGCAGGAGGGACTTGCCGTAACCTTACAGACGAAGTCCCTTGCAGCCGAACTGGATCGTTCGCATTTTTGCACGGTGCCTATTTTGCGTGGTGCGCCTCAAGGTCAGCTGGAGTTGATTTATCGAGCTGACCGTTACCAGGGAGAAGCAGTGAAACGATTGATAGATAAGATACAAGCTGTGCTGACAGAGCGCTCCAACTAA
- a CDS encoding amino acid ABC transporter permease, which yields MDFSGLFVWPNVRFILEGFLLTLEVAIYSIIFSFALGIVFGILRYTRLPVLSQVAAFIIDLIRNLPLLLIIFFIGMVLPSIGFSISLKWAAITGLSIFEGAMIAEIVRSGLNSVHKGQVEAARSSGLSYSQTLWHIILPQALRRMVPPIVSQFISLFKDTSLAVIISLPELTHNIQIVGGQNQSFVIPALLFAAFLYFAVNYSMSLIARRLEVRTH from the coding sequence ATGGATTTCAGTGGATTGTTTGTATGGCCTAATGTGCGGTTTATACTGGAGGGCTTCCTGCTCACGCTGGAAGTTGCCATTTACTCTATCATATTCAGCTTCGCTCTTGGTATCGTATTCGGCATTCTGCGCTATACCCGCTTACCTGTGCTCTCACAGGTTGCAGCCTTTATCATTGATCTGATTCGCAATCTGCCCTTATTGCTCATTATTTTCTTCATCGGCATGGTTTTGCCATCCATCGGATTTTCAATTTCCCTCAAGTGGGCAGCCATCACAGGACTGTCAATCTTCGAGGGAGCCATGATCGCCGAGATTGTGCGCAGTGGTCTGAATTCGGTCCATAAAGGACAGGTGGAAGCCGCACGTTCCTCCGGTCTAAGCTATTCTCAAACCTTATGGCATATCATTCTGCCCCAAGCGCTTCGTCGCATGGTGCCCCCGATTGTCAGCCAGTTCATTTCCCTATTTAAGGATACGTCACTGGCTGTCATTATCAGTTTGCCGGAGCTGACGCATAACATTCAGATCGTCGGTGGGCAAAATCAATCCTTTGTCATTCCAGCTCTGCTGTTCGCCGCTTTCCTGTACTTTGCCGTTAATTACAGTATGTCACTGATTGCACGCAGGTTGGAGGTTCGTACACATTAA
- the opp4A gene encoding oligopeptide ABC transporter substrate-binding protein, producing the protein MIKGWKKGILPVLSAILVLSLAACSGSPSTSSGAKSSDGTGGSGSDNKQVNTTALAKAVKNDKPPIKGGIINYALVSDTPFEGILNPVFYDGNPDFEVFQFFYPSMFSIDSNLNIDDKGAATISFSADNKAVTVKIDPKLNWTDGNPVTAEDYAFSYEVIGNKDYEGPRYDSFMTNIVGMEDYHAGKAKTISGIKVLNEKEVTIHFKEPNPSVKSGLWSTPLEKKVFQNIPVKDMAGSDPVRKHPIGYGPFKIKSMVTGESVEFVKNEDYFRGAPKLDGLHLKVVNPNVITEALKSGEIDWASYPTTRYNEASNPKNVQFLGQEELSYSYVGFKLGKFDQAKSLNIMDPNAKLANKSLRQALGYALNNEQVGKQLYHGLRTPATSLIPPAFKGYHDVNAKGIAYDPDKAKKLLDEAGYVDTNGDGYREDPKGKELVLHYAAMSGDATAESLAKFYLQNWKDVGLHVELVDGRLLEFNSFYDRVQKDDPGIDIFGGAWSTGTDVDPSGLYGRGASFNYSRFTSEENDKLLQEGVSVKAFDDNYRKDIYNQWQAYMSEEAPIVPTLFRYSLEAVNNRVANYDITRGKEYDADAFANITLTSEKAEVGQ; encoded by the coding sequence ATGATTAAAGGCTGGAAAAAAGGAATTTTGCCTGTTCTATCTGCCATTTTGGTGCTTTCTTTGGCCGCATGCAGCGGCTCGCCTTCCACTTCGAGTGGAGCAAAATCGTCTGACGGTACAGGTGGGTCAGGGTCCGACAACAAGCAGGTGAATACGACTGCGCTGGCAAAGGCGGTCAAGAACGATAAACCCCCGATTAAGGGCGGCATCATCAATTATGCACTCGTGTCCGACACCCCTTTTGAAGGTATTCTGAACCCTGTATTTTATGATGGAAATCCGGATTTTGAAGTCTTCCAGTTTTTCTACCCTTCCATGTTTTCGATTGATTCCAATCTGAATATTGACGATAAAGGAGCGGCGACGATTTCCTTTTCCGCAGACAATAAGGCGGTGACTGTCAAAATTGATCCCAAACTGAACTGGACAGATGGTAATCCCGTAACGGCAGAGGACTATGCCTTTTCCTATGAAGTGATCGGTAACAAAGACTACGAAGGTCCGCGTTATGATAGTTTTATGACCAACATTGTAGGGATGGAAGATTATCACGCCGGCAAGGCCAAAACCATTTCTGGCATCAAGGTGCTGAATGAGAAAGAGGTTACCATTCATTTTAAGGAACCTAATCCTTCGGTAAAGTCGGGACTCTGGTCCACACCACTGGAGAAGAAGGTATTTCAGAACATTCCTGTGAAGGACATGGCCGGATCTGATCCTGTCCGTAAACATCCGATTGGCTATGGGCCATTCAAAATTAAATCTATGGTCACAGGTGAATCTGTAGAATTCGTCAAAAATGAAGATTATTTCCGCGGTGCGCCCAAGTTGGATGGCCTTCATCTGAAGGTGGTGAATCCGAATGTCATTACCGAGGCGTTGAAAAGTGGAGAAATCGACTGGGCCAGCTATCCGACCACCCGTTACAATGAGGCCAGTAATCCGAAAAATGTACAGTTTCTCGGTCAGGAGGAATTGTCTTATAGCTATGTAGGCTTTAAGCTGGGCAAATTCGATCAGGCCAAGAGTCTGAATATCATGGACCCGAACGCCAAGCTGGCGAACAAGTCATTACGTCAGGCCCTTGGCTACGCGCTGAATAATGAGCAGGTTGGCAAGCAGCTCTATCATGGGCTTCGGACTCCTGCGACATCCCTGATCCCGCCCGCCTTCAAGGGATACCATGATGTGAATGCGAAGGGCATTGCGTATGATCCAGACAAGGCGAAAAAGCTGCTGGACGAGGCAGGATATGTGGATACCAATGGAGATGGATACCGTGAGGACCCTAAAGGTAAGGAACTGGTGCTCCATTATGCAGCAATGAGCGGGGATGCGACAGCTGAATCGCTGGCGAAGTTTTATTTGCAAAATTGGAAGGATGTCGGGCTTCATGTCGAGCTGGTGGACGGTCGTCTGCTTGAGTTCAATTCTTTCTATGACCGTGTGCAGAAGGATGACCCTGGCATTGATATTTTTGGCGGCGCATGGAGTACGGGTACAGATGTAGACCCTAGTGGGCTGTATGGACGCGGAGCCAGCTTTAACTACTCGCGCTTTACTAGTGAAGAGAATGATAAGCTGTTGCAGGAAGGGGTGTCTGTGAAAGCCTTTGACGACAATTATCGTAAAGATATATACAACCAGTGGCAGGCGTATATGAGCGAGGAGGCGCCCATTGTACCGACGTTATTCCGTTATTCGCTGGAGGCAGTGAATAATCGGGTAGCCAATTACGATATTACCCGTGGCAAGGAGTACGATGCAGACGCGTTTGCGAATATTACGTTGACTTCGGAAAAAGCAGAAGTAGGTCAATAA
- a CDS encoding transporter substrate-binding domain-containing protein gives MRKRFQWSTLVLVALSSLLVLAGCGGKQEATTSGNEAAASNGLEAIKQRGKLVIGVKYDTKLFGLKDPASGKVEGFDIDIAKAVAKHIFGDETKLELKEVTSKTRITLLQNGDIDAIIATMTISDERKKQVDFSDVYFNAGQSLLVKKGSPITGLESLTPDTKVLAVKGSTSAKNIREKAPKATILEFENYQDAFNALKAGKGQALTTDNSILLGMQQQDPNYTLVGGNFTEEPYGIAVKKGQTELLQAINDTIKELKSNGEYDKLHEQWLGVKPE, from the coding sequence ATGAGAAAAAGATTTCAGTGGAGTACTTTGGTGCTGGTTGCATTATCCTCTCTGCTCGTCTTGGCAGGCTGTGGAGGCAAGCAAGAAGCAACAACGTCAGGAAATGAGGCAGCAGCTTCCAACGGGCTGGAAGCCATCAAACAGCGTGGCAAGCTGGTCATTGGGGTGAAGTACGATACCAAGTTGTTCGGACTAAAAGACCCGGCTAGCGGGAAGGTCGAGGGCTTTGATATCGACATCGCCAAGGCTGTAGCCAAGCATATTTTTGGTGATGAAACCAAGCTTGAGCTCAAGGAAGTCACGTCCAAAACACGAATCACCTTACTGCAAAATGGGGACATCGACGCTATTATCGCCACGATGACCATTTCGGATGAACGCAAAAAACAGGTCGATTTCAGCGATGTCTACTTTAATGCAGGGCAATCCCTGCTTGTGAAAAAGGGAAGCCCGATCACAGGTCTGGAGTCCCTGACTCCCGATACCAAGGTGCTCGCTGTTAAAGGCTCTACCTCCGCAAAAAATATCCGCGAAAAAGCGCCTAAAGCAACGATTTTAGAGTTCGAAAACTATCAAGATGCCTTCAATGCCCTCAAGGCAGGTAAAGGGCAAGCGTTGACTACCGATAACTCTATTTTGCTTGGCATGCAACAGCAAGATCCGAATTATACCCTTGTAGGCGGGAACTTCACAGAGGAACCTTACGGTATTGCAGTGAAGAAGGGACAAACCGAACTGCTGCAAGCCATTAATGATACGATCAAGGAACTGAAAAGCAATGGTGAATACGATAAGCTGCATGAGCAATGGCTTGGGGTTAAACCCGAATAA
- a CDS encoding amino acid ABC transporter permease: MLTFDINVLLDHGDRFREGLLHTVQASVIALIGSFILGAIIAIFRIAPFKWLNWIGTVYVEVIRNIPLLIVVLFFYLGLPTLGIPLDGFVSGTLGLTVYTASFIAEAIRAGIQSVPKGQFEAARSSGLNYNQTMISIILPQAIKIVLPAIGNQFINLVKNSSVLAIVAGLDLMYYSDLINSDTFLPITVYAITALLYLVLTVPLSFLVLYMERRLSKTS; this comes from the coding sequence ATGCTTACTTTTGATATCAACGTACTTCTCGATCATGGCGACCGTTTTAGAGAGGGCTTGCTTCATACTGTTCAAGCTAGTGTTATTGCCTTGATCGGAAGCTTTATTCTGGGCGCTATCATTGCCATCTTCCGAATTGCGCCTTTTAAATGGCTAAACTGGATCGGTACTGTCTATGTAGAGGTCATCCGCAATATTCCATTGCTGATTGTCGTACTGTTTTTTTATCTCGGTCTTCCCACTTTGGGCATCCCCTTGGATGGCTTTGTATCTGGAACGCTTGGATTGACTGTATACACAGCCTCTTTCATTGCTGAAGCTATACGTGCCGGCATTCAATCTGTACCCAAAGGACAATTTGAAGCGGCAAGGTCCTCCGGGTTGAATTACAACCAGACGATGATCAGTATTATTTTACCGCAAGCCATCAAAATTGTACTGCCTGCAATCGGCAACCAATTCATCAATCTGGTCAAGAACTCTTCCGTGCTGGCCATTGTGGCCGGACTGGATCTCATGTATTACTCGGATCTCATTAACTCAGATACCTTCCTGCCCATCACAGTCTATGCGATCACAGCGCTGCTGTATCTTGTATTGACGGTTCCGCTCAGCTTTCTCGTGCTATATATGGAGCGACGCCTGTCCAAAACATCCTAA
- a CDS encoding collagen binding domain-containing protein: MGTKINVMIIALLLIVQSFFSTTLAYADPPAPELPHSAVSDPTTVTDAVYAVPNPEPPKEVPPNTVPSVQGAAHSKSQKEAAPQSILTKLSLTDEAGRVIDAVYNPGSTFDIGSAIQLGYEWELPDDAYKAGDTFTFHLPEQFVIYTDISSPLVTTDGTVGFFTVDRQGKVIMTFNQYVENHSHVSGKLQIKTEFTKETVKGSTEVIIAIPIKGGVQTVIVNVKPQSGPNLSKQGKINGTHQIDWAIDVNKQLNTVKHALITDPTPSGLELVRGSIRLYHLQVNIDGTTVVKDLVNASKYAIESDQAGTGFAIRFQDASISTAYQIQYSTRITGNETRFSNTATLSGDAIDNVAATATVQVERGEFLSKKVEKYDHATQTLSWAIRYNFGETKIPEAKALLIDHFNKTQKLLPGSLKVFKGNTLEELPSWAYTVIPVDYPDRNGFKLQFNFDVDSAYTIRYQTQARGRVYEDEKITNIITTDGTQKIISTEITSGVMTKMYDTPNYNTKVIPWVITINTDSYTMKNIVIKDVFPNGGLALLPDTLKIQSVDGTTELLAPMDYELVPRSADYKQGFTLIFHKTIQKAYTIKYSTIYNNDWKIDTTKPEFRNKSFIDYQYENGETSSHEVECPIWPDFMTQRNGAKQGSYDASSKLITWDIKANYNRKILNHAEVRDVLLQGQRLLPGSVKVYDMTLLGWWDGVQKGAEIPADQYTIIPPTKQNSNELRIQFKKPIQTPYWITFQTSLEGELIEKEIHNRALLLDGQKTVSDWAAQVTVPHGGEYVSKAGAQNGNKIDWSIRINEGQSHVSNAKIVDQPSNNQILIVDSFHLYSAIMAANGNTTKGTELIKNRDYWLHIKTDTQGQQTFELTFAKDISTAFILEYQSFIHAEDKAKVSNKVAFAGDRLTTELRETSQEIIVRTSSGSGSGGGVTETLELTKVDQDAPNRVLPGARFALYDKGQKRAPLIQTTNAEGKIIFSSLLHDDYILEELAAPEGYEITEGKLEIRIDAALQQSSGIKRVVITNRKEKKNEPETPVDPGTPTHPEPSPPAGGSGKKHDKDPEVPVTPSITVPPSLPRPPEGIVPPQKEPTPTPPPAAREEPKALPEPPAVMPQDPSPPVEPNDEPKPKIRLHEPEKEPEEPPAVHQLPQTGESSPVPFYLAGIAMIICGVFLKFRRTNKK, from the coding sequence ATGGGAACCAAAATAAATGTCATGATTATTGCCTTATTGCTCATTGTCCAAAGCTTTTTCAGCACCACACTGGCTTACGCAGATCCTCCTGCCCCTGAACTGCCGCACAGTGCTGTATCCGATCCTACAACCGTTACGGATGCTGTATATGCGGTCCCAAACCCTGAACCCCCTAAGGAGGTTCCGCCAAACACTGTCCCTTCCGTGCAAGGAGCAGCTCATTCAAAGTCTCAAAAGGAAGCAGCTCCCCAGAGTATACTAACGAAGTTGAGTCTAACGGACGAAGCCGGACGTGTCATTGATGCGGTATATAATCCAGGTAGTACGTTCGACATTGGATCAGCTATCCAACTTGGCTATGAATGGGAGCTTCCTGACGATGCTTATAAAGCAGGGGATACCTTCACCTTTCACTTACCAGAACAGTTTGTCATCTACACTGATATCTCATCTCCGCTAGTGACTACAGACGGGACCGTGGGGTTCTTTACAGTAGATCGTCAGGGTAAGGTCATCATGACCTTTAACCAATATGTAGAGAACCATTCCCATGTCAGCGGCAAACTGCAAATTAAAACCGAATTCACAAAAGAAACGGTGAAAGGCAGCACAGAAGTCATCATTGCGATTCCAATTAAAGGCGGGGTTCAAACGGTCATCGTAAATGTGAAACCCCAGTCAGGGCCAAACTTAAGCAAGCAAGGAAAAATAAATGGCACCCACCAGATCGACTGGGCCATTGATGTGAACAAACAGCTAAACACCGTTAAACACGCCCTCATTACTGATCCAACTCCTTCAGGACTGGAACTCGTGAGAGGCTCTATCCGACTCTATCATCTGCAAGTCAATATCGATGGCACGACCGTTGTCAAAGACCTAGTGAATGCGAGTAAATACGCCATTGAATCGGATCAAGCCGGGACCGGATTTGCAATTCGTTTTCAAGATGCTAGCATTAGCACTGCCTATCAGATCCAATACTCCACCCGCATTACTGGCAACGAAACTCGCTTTTCCAACACAGCGACGCTTTCAGGGGATGCGATAGATAACGTTGCTGCCACCGCTACAGTTCAGGTGGAGCGTGGTGAATTTTTGTCCAAAAAAGTTGAAAAGTATGATCATGCCACACAAACACTCTCGTGGGCCATAAGATATAACTTTGGCGAGACAAAAATCCCCGAAGCCAAAGCCCTTTTAATTGATCATTTCAACAAAACTCAAAAATTGCTGCCCGGTTCTTTGAAAGTATTTAAGGGAAATACACTGGAGGAGCTTCCATCGTGGGCGTACACCGTCATCCCGGTTGACTATCCCGACCGTAACGGCTTCAAACTTCAATTCAACTTCGACGTAGATTCAGCCTATACCATCCGATATCAGACCCAGGCTAGAGGCCGCGTCTATGAAGATGAAAAAATTACAAACATCATCACCACAGATGGAACCCAGAAGATCATATCGACGGAAATCACAAGCGGAGTTATGACTAAAATGTATGACACGCCCAATTACAACACGAAAGTCATACCTTGGGTGATCACCATTAATACAGACTCATACACCATGAAAAATATTGTCATTAAGGATGTGTTCCCTAATGGGGGCCTCGCCTTGTTGCCCGACACCCTGAAAATTCAAAGTGTTGACGGTACAACGGAACTCCTCGCGCCCATGGATTATGAGCTAGTTCCACGATCAGCGGACTATAAACAAGGGTTTACACTTATTTTTCATAAAACGATTCAGAAGGCTTATACGATCAAGTATTCAACCATCTATAATAATGACTGGAAAATAGATACGACGAAGCCCGAATTTCGCAACAAATCCTTTATAGATTATCAGTATGAAAATGGTGAAACATCGTCGCATGAGGTGGAATGCCCGATCTGGCCGGACTTTATGACACAACGGAACGGGGCCAAGCAAGGAAGCTATGATGCGAGCTCCAAACTCATTACCTGGGATATTAAAGCCAACTATAATCGCAAGATCCTGAATCATGCGGAAGTGAGAGATGTCTTATTGCAAGGTCAGAGGTTACTGCCTGGCTCCGTAAAAGTATACGATATGACCTTGCTGGGATGGTGGGATGGCGTACAAAAAGGGGCTGAAATCCCGGCAGATCAATATACAATTATTCCTCCCACTAAACAAAATAGTAATGAATTGCGTATCCAGTTCAAGAAGCCAATACAGACTCCGTACTGGATTACCTTTCAAACTTCATTGGAAGGAGAATTGATTGAAAAGGAAATTCATAATCGCGCTCTTCTACTGGATGGACAAAAAACCGTCTCCGATTGGGCAGCCCAAGTTACGGTACCTCATGGCGGGGAATATGTGTCTAAGGCCGGCGCACAAAATGGAAATAAGATCGACTGGAGCATTCGTATCAATGAAGGACAATCACATGTGTCCAACGCTAAAATAGTCGATCAGCCTAGCAACAACCAAATCTTAATTGTGGATTCCTTTCATTTATACTCTGCAATCATGGCTGCCAATGGAAATACCACCAAGGGCACCGAATTAATCAAAAACCGAGATTACTGGCTTCACATCAAGACAGACACTCAGGGTCAGCAAACTTTTGAGCTTACTTTTGCCAAGGATATTTCCACTGCTTTTATTCTTGAATATCAATCGTTCATTCATGCTGAGGATAAAGCTAAGGTGAGCAACAAGGTTGCTTTTGCAGGAGATCGTTTGACGACAGAACTGCGGGAAACCAGTCAGGAAATCATCGTACGAACGTCTTCCGGCTCCGGTTCTGGTGGGGGCGTAACCGAAACCCTTGAGCTGACCAAGGTAGATCAGGATGCTCCCAACAGGGTACTGCCTGGCGCCCGGTTTGCGCTCTATGATAAGGGACAAAAAAGAGCACCGCTTATACAAACGACCAATGCGGAAGGCAAAATCATCTTTTCCTCCTTGCTTCATGACGATTACATTTTGGAAGAATTGGCAGCACCGGAGGGGTATGAAATAACAGAGGGTAAGCTTGAGATCAGAATAGACGCAGCACTCCAACAAAGCTCTGGCATAAAGAGGGTTGTGATCACCAATCGTAAAGAAAAGAAAAACGAACCCGAAACACCTGTAGACCCGGGCACACCTACCCACCCAGAGCCGTCTCCCCCAGCGGGAGGCTCCGGAAAAAAACATGATAAAGATCCCGAGGTGCCCGTGACACCATCTATAACCGTTCCTCCGTCACTGCCAAGGCCCCCGGAAGGCATTGTCCCTCCACAGAAGGAACCCACACCCACACCGCCACCAGCAGCCCGGGAGGAACCCAAAGCACTGCCTGAACCACCAGCCGTCATGCCTCAAGATCCGTCTCCTCCAGTGGAACCGAACGACGAGCCCAAACCTAAAATCCGTCTCCATGAGCCGGAGAAAGAGCCGGAGGAGCCACCTGCAGTGCATCAGTTGCCCCAAACAGGAGAAAGTAGCCCCGTTCCGTTTTATTTGGCAGGCATTGCCATGATTATATGCGGCGTATTTTTGAAATTTAGACGGACAAACAAAAAATAA
- a CDS encoding amino acid ABC transporter ATP-binding protein yields the protein MSSLIHFRNVNKHYGHFHVLKDINLQIKEGEVVVIIGPSGSGKSTLLRCINRLETISDGELIVNDVPVHDKKIDINAFRRNIGMVFQHFNLYPHKKVIENIVLAPMKVLGIPKEEATQTALTYLKRVGIEEKAQSYPAQLSGGQQQRVAIARGLAMNPKIMLFDEPTSALDPETIGEVLDVMRSLAHQGITMVIVTHEMGFAREVADRVIFMDKGQILEDSQPAEFFQNPGEERARLFLSRLIHH from the coding sequence GTGAGCTCTCTGATCCATTTTCGCAATGTCAACAAGCATTACGGTCACTTTCATGTACTTAAAGACATCAATCTTCAGATTAAGGAGGGCGAGGTCGTTGTCATCATCGGTCCCTCCGGCTCAGGTAAAAGCACCCTGCTTCGCTGCATCAATCGTCTGGAAACGATATCCGATGGGGAGCTAATCGTTAACGATGTCCCTGTGCATGACAAAAAGATTGATATTAACGCCTTCCGCCGCAATATCGGGATGGTGTTCCAACATTTCAATCTCTACCCCCATAAAAAGGTGATTGAGAACATTGTACTGGCACCGATGAAGGTACTGGGCATCCCGAAAGAAGAAGCTACTCAAACAGCCCTCACCTATCTGAAGCGTGTCGGAATCGAGGAAAAGGCACAGAGCTACCCCGCCCAATTGTCCGGTGGACAGCAGCAGCGGGTGGCGATCGCCCGTGGACTCGCGATGAATCCGAAAATTATGCTGTTTGACGAGCCTACTTCAGCCCTGGACCCCGAAACCATCGGAGAGGTGCTGGATGTCATGCGCTCGCTTGCCCATCAGGGCATCACGATGGTCATCGTCACTCATGAAATGGGCTTTGCCCGTGAAGTGGCAGACCGCGTGATTTTTATGGACAAAGGACAGATCCTGGAAGATAGCCAACCTGCTGAGTTTTTTCAGAATCCGGGTGAAGAACGGGCTCGCCTGTTCCTGAGCCGTCTGATTCATCATTAA